From a region of the Pan paniscus chromosome 19, NHGRI_mPanPan1-v2.0_pri, whole genome shotgun sequence genome:
- the AKAP1 gene encoding A-kinase anchor protein 1, mitochondrial: MAIQFRSLFPLALPGMLALLGWWWFFSRKKGHVSSHDEQQVEAGAVQLRADPAIKEPLPMEDVCPKVVSTPPSVTGPPEKELSTVSKLPAEPPALLQTHPPCRRSESSGIFPNTTDMRLRPGTRRDDSTKLELALTGGEAKSIPLECPLSSPKGVLFSSKSAEVCKQDSPFSRVPRKVQPGYPAVPAEKHSSGERARETGGAEGTGDAVLGEKVLEEALLSREHVLELENSKGPSLASLEGEEDKGKSSSSQVVGPVQEEEYVAEKLPSRFIESAHTELAKDDVAPAPPVADAKAQDRGVEGELGNEESLDRNEEGLDRNEEGLDRNEEGLDRNEESLDRNEEGLDRNEEIERAAFQIISQVISEATEQVLATTVGKVAGRVCQASQLQGQKEESCVPVHQKTVLSPDTAEPATAEAAAAPPDAGLPLPGLPAEGSLPPKTYVSCLKSLLSSPTKDSKPNISAHHISLASCLAPTTPSEESPDRAGILVEDATCVTCMSDSSQSVPLVASPGHCSDSFSTSGLEDSCTETSSSPRDKAITPPLPESTVPFSNGVLKGELSDLGAEDGWTMDAEGDHSGGSDRNSMDSVDSCCSLKKTESFQNAQAGSNPKKVDLIIWEIEVPKHLVGRLIGKQGRYVSFLKQTSGAKIYISTLPYTQSIQICHIEGSQHHVDKALNLIGKKFKELNLTNIYAPPLPSLALPSLPMTSWLMLPDGITVEVIVVNQVNAGHLFVQQHTHPTFHALRSLDQQMYLCYSQPGIPTLPTPVEITVICAAPGADGAWWRAQVVASYEETNEVEIRYVDYGGYKRVKVDVLRQIRSDFVTLPFQGAEVLLDSVMPLSDDDQFSPEADAAMSEMTGNTALLAQVTSYSPTGLPLIQLWSVVGDEVVLINRSLVERGLAQWVDSYYTSL; the protein is encoded by the exons ATGGCAATCCAGTTCCGTTCGCTCTTCCCCTTGGCATTGCCTGGGATGCTGGCGCTCCTCGGCTGGTGGTGGTTTTTCTCTCGTAAAAAAGGCCATGTCAGCAGCCATGATGAGCAGCAGGTGGAGGCTGGTGCTGTGCAGCTGAGGGCTGACCCTGCCATCAAGGAACCTCTCCCCATGGAAGATGTCTGTCCCAAAGTAGTGTCCACACCCCCCAGTGTCACAGGGCCTCCAGAAAAGGAACTGTCCACCGTGAGCAAGCTGCCTGCAGAGCCCCCAGCATTGCTCCAGACACACCCACCTTGCCGAAGATCAGAGTCCTCGGGCATTTTTCCTAACACCACAGACATGAGATTGCGACCAGGAACACGCAGAGATGACAGTACAAAGCTGGAGCTAGCCCTGACAGGTGGTGAAGCCAAATCGATTCCTCTAGAGTGCCCCCTTTCATCCCCAAAGGGTGTACTATTCTCCAGCAAATCAGCTGAGGTGTGTAAGCAAGATTCCCCGTTCAGCAGGGTGCCAAGGAAGGTCCAGCCAGGCTACCCCGCAGTCCCCGCAGAGAAGCATAGCTCTGGGGAGAGGGCAAGAGAGACAGGTGGGGCCGAAGGGACTGGTGATGCCGTGTTGGGGGAAAAGGTGCTTGAAGAAGCTCTGTTGTCTCGGGAGCATGTCTTGGAATTGGAGAACAGCaagggccccagcctggcctctTTAGAGGGGGAAGAAGATAAGGGGAAGAGCAGCTCATCCCAGGTGGTGGGGCCAGTGCAGGAGGAAGAGTATGTAGCAGAGAAGTTGCCAAGTAGGTTCATCGAGTCGGCTCACACAGAGCTGGCAAAGGACGATGTGGCGCCAGCACCCCCAGTCGCAGACGCCAAAGCCCAGGACAGAGGTGTCGAGGGAGAACTGGGCAATGAGGAGAGCTTGGATAGAAATGAGGAGGGCTTGGATAGAAATGAGGAGGGCTTGGATAGAAATGAGGAGGGCTTGGATAGAAATGAGGAGAGCTTGGATAGAAATGAGGAGGGCTTGGATAGAAATGAGGAGATTGAGCGGGCTGCCTTCCAGATAATCTCCCAAGTGATCTCAGAAGCAACCGaacaggtgctggccaccacgGTTGGCAAGGTTGCAGGTCGTGTGTGTCAGGCCAGTCAGCTCCAAGGGCAGAAGGAAGAGAGCTGTGTCCCAGTTCACCAGAAAACTGTCTTGAGCCCAGACACTGCGGAGCCTGCCACAgcagaggcagctgctgccccGCCGGATGCTGGCCTCCCCTTGCCAGGCCTACCAGCAGAGGGCTCACTACCACCAAAGACCTACGTGAGCTGCCTGAAGAGCCTTCTGTCCAGCCCCACCAAGGACAGTAAGCCAAATATCTCTGCACACCACATctccctggcctcctgcctggcACCGACCACCCCCAGTGAAGAGTCGCCGGACCGGGCGGGCATCCTGGTGGAAGATGCCACCTGTGTCACCTGCATGTCAGACAGCAGCCAAAGTGTCCCTTTGGTGGCTTCCCCAGGACACTGCTCAGATTCTTTCAGCACTTCAGGGCTTGAAGACTCTTGCACAGAGACCAGCTCGAGCCCCAGGGACAAGGCCATCACCCCGCCACTGCCAGAAAGTACTGTGCCCTTCAGCAATGGGGTGCTGAAGGGGGAGTTGTCAGACTTGGGGGCTGAGGATGGATGGACGATGGATGCGGAAGGAGATCATTCAGGAG GTTCTGACAGGAACAGCATGGATTCCGTGGATAGCTGTTGCAGTCTCAAGAAGACTGAGAGCTTCCAAAATGCCCAGGCAGGCTCCAACCCTAAGAAGGTCGACCTCATCATCTGGGAGATCGAGGTGCCAAAG CACTTAGTCGGTCGGCTAATTGGCAAGCAGGGGCGCTATGTGAGTTTTCTGAAGCAAACATCTGGTGCCAAGATCTACATTTCAACCCTGCCTTACACCCAGAGCATCCAGATCTGCCACATAGAAG GCTCTCAACATCATGTAGACAAAGCGCTGAACTTGATTGGGAAGAAGTTCAAAGAGCTGAACCTCACCAATATCTACGCTCCCCCATTGCCTTCACTGGCACTGCCTTCTCTGCCAATGACATCCTGG CTCATGCTGCCTGATGGCATCACCGTGGAGGTCATTGTGGTCAACCAGGTCAATGCCGGGCACCTGTTCGTGCAGCAGCACACACACCCTACCTTCCACGCGCTGCGCAGCCTCGACCAGCAGATGTACCTCTGTTACTCTCAGCCTGGAATCCCCACCTTGCCCACCCCAGTGGAAA TAACGGTCATCTGTGCTGCCCCTGGTGCGGACGGGGCCTGGTGGCGAGCCCAAGTGGTTGCCTCCTACGAGGAGACCAACGAAGTGGAGATTCGATACGTGGACTACGGCGGATATAAGAGGGTGAAAGTAGACGTGCTCCGGCAAATCAG GTCTGACTTTGTCACCCTGCCGTTTCAGGGAGCAGAAGTCCTTCTGGACAGTGTGATGCCCCTGTCAG ACGATGACCAGTTTTCACCGGAAGCAGATGCCGCCATGAGCGAGATGACAGGGAATACAGCACTGCTTGCTCAG GTGACAAGTTACAGTCCAACTGGTCTTCCTCTGATTCAGCTGTGGAGTGTGGTTGGAGATGAA GTGGTGTTGATAAACCGGTCCCTGGTGGAGCGAGGCCTTGCCCAGTGGGTAGACAGCTACTACACAAGCCTTTGA